One stretch of Legionella birminghamensis DNA includes these proteins:
- a CDS encoding peptide MFS transporter: MLLSEKMPKGIMPLYLIQAFSTFSYAILYSSLSLFLTKQLWLSNALSNSIVGLFLAFNYVLHLLGGVVGGRYLSNRALFLITTAIQTIGILFLALSVKSLLYLGLSLFLVGCGLNTTAYNSILTQRFAPDDNRRDKAFFLSYSYMNVGFCAGYVISGFFDYSNQYQTLLYASIIPNVITLLLMWGYWSNLNDRDTPLIKVTSKASLNIKKSIGWGIILALIPFTLLCFYKAQFSNGVVVGLSIIMFFVILYLGYQQKSILDKQKIMTFLILTVTSILFWMIYFTGPMGVTLFIKNNVDKHLFNYEMATQWILNINAIVIIIGAPLLSTLLTRLQAKGYNVSVTKQFIWAFLILAGSFFLLSSGILSADKNGYVSVYWVMLHFTTQAIAELLIGPVGYAMIGRISPPQLQGVLMGTWMMVSGVSASLSHYFSNAMTKGESTNPLLSNGDYQHVFNQLGIWALLGAVFLYLIAKRIKSVIEQKTDSGLSEAITAA, encoded by the coding sequence ATGCTGTTATCAGAAAAAATGCCAAAAGGAATCATGCCCCTGTATTTAATACAGGCATTTTCAACCTTCTCTTATGCAATTCTATATTCCTCATTATCTCTGTTTCTCACTAAACAGTTATGGTTGTCTAACGCTCTTTCAAATAGCATTGTTGGTTTATTTCTCGCATTTAACTATGTTCTGCATTTACTCGGTGGAGTGGTTGGTGGACGATATTTAAGTAACCGAGCTTTATTTTTAATTACCACAGCCATACAAACGATTGGTATTTTATTTTTGGCACTTTCAGTTAAGTCGTTGCTTTATCTTGGCCTGAGTTTATTTCTGGTAGGATGTGGCTTAAACACCACCGCATACAACAGCATACTGACACAACGTTTTGCACCGGATGATAACCGCAGAGATAAAGCCTTTTTCTTGAGCTATTCCTACATGAATGTAGGCTTTTGTGCTGGCTATGTCATAAGTGGCTTCTTTGATTACTCCAATCAATATCAAACACTGCTCTATGCCAGCATAATTCCAAATGTAATCACACTTTTGCTTATGTGGGGGTACTGGTCGAACTTGAATGATCGCGATACTCCTTTAATTAAAGTTACAAGTAAGGCTTCACTAAATATCAAAAAGTCTATTGGCTGGGGAATTATATTAGCTCTTATTCCATTTACCCTGCTTTGTTTTTATAAAGCTCAATTCAGTAATGGAGTTGTAGTAGGCCTAAGCATTATCATGTTTTTTGTCATTTTATACCTTGGCTACCAACAAAAATCGATTTTGGATAAGCAAAAGATTATGACTTTTCTAATCCTAACTGTAACATCAATCCTGTTCTGGATGATCTACTTCACTGGCCCAATGGGCGTCACCTTATTCATTAAAAACAATGTCGATAAACACCTGTTCAATTATGAAATGGCGACTCAATGGATTTTGAATATCAATGCCATCGTAATCATTATAGGCGCCCCATTATTATCAACGTTATTAACGCGGCTGCAGGCGAAAGGATATAATGTATCAGTAACTAAACAATTTATCTGGGCCTTTCTGATACTAGCAGGCTCCTTCTTCTTGCTATCCAGCGGCATCCTTTCTGCCGATAAGAATGGATATGTCAGTGTTTATTGGGTGATGCTCCATTTTACCACTCAGGCAATTGCAGAGTTACTGATAGGACCAGTAGGATACGCCATGATCGGCAGAATTTCCCCTCCACAATTACAAGGCGTGCTCATGGGCACCTGGATGATGGTATCAGGCGTATCTGCATCTTTATCACATTACTTTTCTAATGCCATGACAAAAGGTGAATCCACGAATCCATTGCTATCCAATGGAGATTACCAACATGTGTTTAATCAGCTGGGTATCTGGGCACTATTAGGGGCTGTTTTCCTTTACTTAATCGCCAAAAGAATTAAATCTGTTATTGAACAAAAAACAGATTCAGGGTTATCGGAAGCGATAACAGCTGCATAA